A single genomic interval of Prunus dulcis chromosome 5, ALMONDv2, whole genome shotgun sequence harbors:
- the LOC117628192 gene encoding omega-hydroxypalmitate O-feruloyl transferase-like — protein MADISGKAFELSVKKEEPTLVPPAEETEKGLYYLSNLDQNIAVIVRTIYCFKSDLKGNEEAVEIIKSALSKVLVHYYPLAGRLNISTEGKLIVDCTGDGAVFVEAEANCEMEKIGDITKPDPLTLGKLVHDIPGAKNILEIPPLVAQVTKFRCGGFVLGLCINHCMFDGIGAMEFVNSWGETARGLPLKVPPFLDRSILKARNPPKIEFPHNEFAEIEDISDNTKLYEEELLYRSFFFHPENIEKLKKMAMEDGVLDKCTTFQALSAFVWRARTQALRMRPDQKTKLLFAVDGRSRFEPPIPEGFFGNAIVLTNSLCSAGELLEKPLSFAVGLVDKAVHMVTDSYMRSAIDYFEVTRARPSLSETLLITTWSKLAFHSTDFGWGEPVLSGPVGLPEKEVSLFLSHGKNRKSINVLLGLPASAMKTFEELMQI, from the exons ATGGCGGATATCAGTGGCAAAGCCTTTGAACTTTCGGTAAAGAAAGAAGAACCAACTTTGGTACCTCCTGcagaagaaacagagaagGGCCTGTACTACCTCTCAAACCTGGACCAGAACATTGCAGTCATCGTTCGTACCATCTACTGCTTCAAATCGGATTTAAAAGGGAATGAAGAAGCTGTGGAGATCATAAAGAGTGCCCTGTCAAAGGTTCTTGTTCACTACTACCCTTTGGCAGGGAGGTTAAATATCAGCACAGAGGGGAAGCTGATAGTGGATTGCACAGGAGATGGTGCTGTGTTTGTTGAAGCTGAAGCAAACTGTGAAATGGAAAAGATAGGTGACATAACAAAGCCTGATCCTTTGACTCTTGGGAAGCTGGTTCATGATATCCCTGGTGCGAAGAACATACTTGAGATTCCTCCCTTGGTTGCTCAG GTGACCAAGTTCAGATGTGGAGGATTTGTCCTTGGGCTATGTATCAACCACTGTATGTTTGATGGGATTGGGGCAATGGAATTTGTGAACTCATGGGGTGAGACTGCTAGAGGCTTGCCACTTAAGGTCCCCCCATTTCTAGACAGAAGCATACTTAAAGCCAGAAACCCACCTAAGATAGAGTTTCCACACAATGAATTTGCTGAGATTGAAGATATATCTGATAACACCAAACTCTATGAAGAAGAACTGCTATATaggtctttcttttttcaccCTGAGAACATTGAAAAGCTCAAGAAAATGGCCATGGAAGATGGGGTGCTTGACAAGTGCACTACATTTCAAGCACTCTCTGCCTTTGTCTGGAGAGCTAGAACTCAGGCCTTAAGAATGAGACCAGATCAGAAAACAAAGCTTCTTTTTGCTGTTGATGGGCGCTCAAGATTTGAGCCACCAATACCAGAAGGGTTCTTTGGGAATGCAATTGTGTTAACAAATTCACTGTGTAGTGCAGGGGAGCTATTGGAGAAGCCATTGTCATTTGCTGTTGGGCTAGTTGATAAGGCAGTTCACATGGTTACAGATAGTTATATGAGGTCTGCCATAGACTACTTTGAAGTAACAAGAGCTAGGCCTTCTTTGTCTGAAACTCTTTTGATCACAACTTGGTCTAAGCTAGCTTTCCACTCTACTGATTTTGGGTGGGGAGAGCCTGTGCTGTCAGGGCCAGTGGGTTTGCCTGAGAAGGAAGTAAGTTTGTTCCTTTCTCATGGGAAAAACAGGAAAAGCATAAATGTACTTTTGGGTCTGCCAGCTTCTGCTATGAAGACATTTGAAGAGTTGATGcagatttaa